From the genome of Bacillus sp. 2205SS5-2:
TAGATACAAGAATAATTGTAGGAAAACAAAGAATACCACTGTTCCAAATAAGGCAAGAAATAAATACTGTTTCAGTATCCAAATAAACAAATTTTCAGTTCTCATCACCTTACCTCCTACACTTTATCCACTCGGATGGATCCGATGTTTAATTGTAATGTCAGTTGAATTTTTTTTACTGCCTCATCATAATTAGGAGAGCGATAATGAATTTTCGGTTTCACATCAGAAGATTTCAAATGCAGTAGTTTAATATCTCCCAGATTTACTTTAGCGAACACTTCTACTCCAATATCTTCTGGGATTAATATTTTGATATCTCCTATCCAACTTTTCACTTCAATCGGTGTTTCTCCATCAGGGATATAAGCCTTACCAAAATCAACAAATACATCACCAATAAAATGAGAAAGTGACATCGGTTCTAATGACCAATTATCTTCATTATATTTCAAATCCCCTATAAAGCCATTGTGGTGATTTTCTCGAATTTTTTTGGATTTCATTTTGTAAATATCCGACGATTTTTCATTTGTATCAATCACAATATTTATGTTTTTTTTATGAGGACTATATTGAAAATCATCCTTTTTTTGACTGAAAAATATACCTTTAACAGCAATGAAAATGATTAATAATGGCCATAATTTGAGCCAATGCGCATAAGAAAATGTCATGAGCTCATACAAATCCAAAAGAAGCAAACCACCGTAAGTACTTAATACCATTCCAATGAAGAGTTTAGTAGATGACCGCTGCCTAAATGCATTAAGAAAAAGGTAGACGCCTATGAAGGTGATGAAATATGGAAGTCCCCCCTTAAATATTTCTTCTAGTCCAAAAGAAATGACACCAATATTCAATAGTAATAGCACTACTCCTACTACTAATAGTAGAAGTAAAAAAAAACCATGTTTTCTTGATTTCTTTTTCATAATATCCTCCCACTTTCACTTTTCGCTACTTAAAAGGTTATACCTTTATTTTATTATAGTTTACTAATCTCTCATGGAAGAGAATCATTGGGTTGATTTTCTCTCCGTCTTGAGACTGAAATGAGAAAAATCACGTTCAAATCCTTGTTTAATTGCATTCAGGCTGAATTTCCTCTAGAATTATCAATACACATGCAATTTTTTCCGTTAGCAAGGAGTGGAATTTTGTTTTTATCCATCATAAAGCCATTACTAGTAAATTATACAATTATTTTTTCGTTGGCGATAAATATGAATCTTATCCTTCCATTTAAAGATCGTCAGTCCCCAAGTTCTAATATCAATTTTTTCTATGGAATAAGCTTTGGATTTACAGCCATTCTGTGCATGGTAAATCCAATCGAATCATTAGGTGAGACAAATTTCGACTTGCGCATGGTGTTAATAATAGTTTCCACTCTCTATTTTGGGTGGGCGGTTGGAGCTATCACTACAATTGTCGTCTCAATTGGCCGATATTTAATTGGCGGTGAATTTTTTCTTGTCGGAATTATGATTAACTTAATCGCGTTTTTCCTAGCCATACTCTTTCGAAAAAGCTTTATGAAGAGCGAAAAGAAATTCCAATATTGTATCGTTCTCTTCATTCCATACGTCATCATGACTACGCTTATCTTAAAAGCTACTATTGACTTTCTTGATAACGCCTTTTATTTTGTTTATAACTTTCTTTTTCTTCTCACTTTTGTAGC
Proteins encoded in this window:
- the liaF gene encoding cell wall-active antibiotics response protein LiaF, giving the protein MKKKSRKHGFFLLLLLVVGVVLLLLNIGVISFGLEEIFKGGLPYFITFIGVYLFLNAFRQRSSTKLFIGMVLSTYGGLLLLDLYELMTFSYAHWLKLWPLLIIFIAVKGIFFSQKKDDFQYSPHKKNINIVIDTNEKSSDIYKMKSKKIRENHHNGFIGDLKYNEDNWSLEPMSLSHFIGDVFVDFGKAYIPDGETPIEVKSWIGDIKILIPEDIGVEVFAKVNLGDIKLLHLKSSDVKPKIHYRSPNYDEAVKKIQLTLQLNIGSIRVDKV